One Sphingobacteruim zhuxiongii DNA window includes the following coding sequences:
- a CDS encoding DUF4397 domain-containing protein, which produces MSCQKDDLSSDLPHNQTTFSGAAAYNAIYGSLGLDFKIDDKVLNTNEYFDLGSFVRHKSVFPGERSISLYNREKNSEVFRAGQQFSASKVYSLFFYGRDKIEMKVVEDNLITPPAGKVKVRFANFGNNVSKDLKILKGQSTSIGDRTLAVHEVSYFHEFNSSELRFQFSNKSDISFVGISFVPEDRSVYTVFLVPRMVSNQRELQEVDYEIKIIKHN; this is translated from the coding sequence ATGAGTTGCCAAAAAGATGATCTATCTTCTGATCTCCCACATAACCAAACGACGTTTTCTGGTGCTGCTGCCTATAATGCTATTTACGGGAGCCTTGGGCTAGATTTTAAAATAGATGATAAGGTTCTGAATACAAATGAATATTTTGATTTGGGAAGTTTTGTTAGGCATAAAAGTGTGTTTCCTGGTGAGCGTAGTATATCCCTTTATAATCGGGAGAAAAATAGTGAGGTATTTCGTGCAGGGCAGCAATTTTCTGCGAGTAAAGTGTATTCTTTATTCTTCTATGGACGAGATAAGATAGAGATGAAGGTTGTTGAAGATAATTTGATTACACCTCCAGCTGGAAAAGTTAAGGTTCGCTTTGCGAATTTTGGAAACAACGTTAGTAAAGATTTGAAGATCCTTAAAGGGCAATCGACTTCCATAGGAGATAGAACCTTAGCAGTGCACGAGGTAAGCTATTTCCATGAATTTAATTCTAGTGAGCTTCGTTTTCAATTCTCAAACAAGTCTGATATTTCATTTGTTGGGATTTCCTTTGTACCTGAAGATCGAAGTGTCTATACGGTATTTTTAGTGCCTAGAATGGTTAGTAACCAGCGCGAACTGCAAGAGGTTGACTATGAAATCAAGATAATTAAGCACAATTAA
- a CDS encoding T9SS type A sorting domain-containing protein, with protein sequence MKFELSKIARLSILNTLVLWMFIGFAQANTTQSDSTKSLLSKQSLISAKNRNANRVAVIAEETDKLINNVKVYYNPIADQVTVNFKLSKNSHVSIKVMDALGNEVLSLHNGDVDAGTQNLNFDSSGKLKEGIYFVRVMAGSETVVKRISVR encoded by the coding sequence ATGAAGTTTGAATTGAGTAAAATAGCACGTCTTAGCATCTTAAATACCCTGGTATTATGGATGTTTATTGGCTTTGCTCAAGCAAATACAACCCAGTCCGATAGCACGAAATCGTTATTAAGTAAACAAAGTCTAATCTCTGCTAAGAATAGAAACGCAAATCGTGTTGCTGTTATTGCAGAAGAGACCGATAAATTAATCAACAACGTAAAGGTTTATTATAATCCTATTGCAGATCAGGTTACTGTTAACTTCAAGCTAAGTAAGAATAGTCATGTGTCTATCAAGGTGATGGATGCATTAGGAAATGAAGTTCTTTCACTGCATAATGGTGATGTAGATGCTGGAACGCAAAACTTAAACTTCGATTCTAGCGGAAAACTTAAAGAAGGAATCTACTTCGTGAGAGTGATGGCTGGATCTGAAACAGTAGTTAAGAGAATATCTGTACGATAA
- a CDS encoding ACP phosphodiesterase, whose product MNFLSHFYFERYATQSERVLGSLLPDLLKNVDKTYVFHPQRFEEELFVQPLSLAISEGWYRHVEVDKLFHSSEFFLEHCHVLRKKLEPVLKGLPIRASFLAHIAIELLLDHLLIKHELVNVARLYEHLEHVNRSALTNYLSIIGVTDMDGFFKFYDRFIESRYIFEYKDLSQISKPLFNISKRVWDFQTTPDYHQNLTEVLVEYEAEHLRNFKDIYVYIQDNMTYLS is encoded by the coding sequence ATGAACTTTCTTTCTCATTTCTATTTCGAACGATATGCTACACAATCGGAACGTGTGCTGGGATCTTTGCTCCCTGATTTGCTGAAGAATGTGGATAAAACTTATGTATTTCATCCGCAGCGTTTCGAAGAAGAACTTTTTGTACAACCACTTAGTCTAGCGATATCCGAGGGATGGTATCGACATGTCGAAGTGGATAAACTATTCCATAGTAGCGAATTCTTTTTGGAGCATTGTCATGTGCTTCGAAAAAAGTTGGAACCTGTATTAAAAGGCCTGCCAATCCGAGCCTCTTTTCTCGCGCATATTGCAATTGAACTTTTACTGGACCATTTATTAATCAAACATGAGTTGGTTAACGTCGCGCGCTTATATGAGCATCTGGAGCACGTGAATCGAAGCGCATTGACAAATTATTTGTCGATAATCGGTGTGACAGATATGGATGGTTTCTTTAAGTTCTACGATCGTTTTATTGAATCCCGTTATATCTTCGAGTATAAAGACCTAAGTCAGATTTCCAAACCGTTATTCAACATCTCAAAGCGGGTTTGGGACTTCCAAACAACACCTGACTATCATCAGAACCTAACCGAAGTTTTAGTAGAATACGAAGCAGAACATCTGCGAAATTTTAAAGATATCTATGTATATATTCAGGATAATATGACATATTTATCATAA
- a CDS encoding KUP/HAK/KT family potassium transporter translates to MSTDHKQALHRVSMGGLLISLGIIFGDIGTSPLYVFKAIFNKGEVQEIMVYGGLSCIFWTLTLQTTIKYVLIVLNADNKGEGGILSLFSLVRKRAKWLIIPAIIGASTLLADGMITPAITISSAVEGLAIKNPGLPTIPIVVVIISLLFIIQRFGTNIVGRVFGPLMFIWFSTIGILGLSYLGHSPEIWKSINPYYAYQLLADNPHAWFIVGAIFLCTTGAEALYSDMGHCGKNNIRISWIFVKLMLIFNYFGQGAWLLEHKGMMLGELNPFYSIMPDWFVVWGVTIATIAAIIASQAMISGSFTLIAEAVRLNIWPKVTIRYPSDHKGQIYVPSVNLILYLGCMLIILIFRESSNMEAAYGLAINMTFIMTTILMAVFMSRKKINIALIVLFTGVYLLIELAFLIGNISKITHGGWLTLLLAASLYIVMYAWFGARKIKNRFVKFVNVKDYYDILAELSEDKSVPQFSSHLVYLTSANNIHEVESKITYSIINKKPKRADVYWLAHVDVMDNPHTREYKVTQLIPGKFIRIDFHLGFRVEQKISLLFRKVVEEMVKNGEIDITSHYDTLRKHNIPGDFNFVVLEKVISKTHFLKWNEKVILEIYKILKKFSLSEEKGFGLDSSFVTLERVPLTIPNTEDVKLTRL, encoded by the coding sequence ATGTCCACAGATCACAAACAGGCCCTTCATAGGGTTAGTATGGGCGGTTTATTAATAAGTTTAGGGATCATATTTGGTGACATCGGAACCTCTCCTCTCTACGTTTTCAAAGCAATTTTCAATAAAGGCGAAGTCCAAGAAATAATGGTTTATGGCGGCCTTTCCTGTATCTTTTGGACGCTGACGTTACAAACGACAATCAAATATGTATTGATTGTGCTAAACGCAGATAACAAGGGTGAAGGCGGTATTTTATCGTTATTTTCTCTTGTCCGAAAGCGTGCGAAATGGCTAATCATCCCGGCGATTATTGGAGCAAGTACGCTACTTGCCGACGGTATGATAACCCCCGCTATTACGATATCTTCTGCTGTAGAGGGATTGGCTATCAAAAACCCAGGATTACCCACTATTCCAATTGTTGTAGTCATCATTTCACTCCTGTTCATCATTCAGCGTTTTGGAACTAATATTGTCGGTCGGGTATTCGGCCCATTAATGTTTATCTGGTTTAGTACTATTGGTATTTTGGGACTCTCCTATTTGGGGCATTCTCCAGAGATTTGGAAGTCAATTAATCCTTATTATGCCTATCAACTACTTGCTGACAATCCACATGCGTGGTTTATCGTAGGAGCAATATTTCTTTGTACAACAGGTGCCGAAGCATTGTATTCTGATATGGGGCACTGTGGGAAAAACAACATTCGTATAAGTTGGATATTCGTTAAACTCATGTTGATTTTCAATTATTTCGGACAAGGTGCATGGTTGTTAGAACACAAAGGAATGATGTTAGGAGAATTGAATCCCTTCTATTCAATCATGCCAGACTGGTTTGTCGTTTGGGGAGTAACTATTGCGACGATTGCGGCTATCATTGCAAGCCAGGCGATGATATCTGGATCTTTCACCTTGATTGCAGAGGCTGTACGTCTAAACATTTGGCCTAAAGTAACTATCCGTTATCCTAGTGATCATAAAGGGCAAATCTATGTACCATCGGTCAACTTGATATTATATTTAGGATGTATGTTGATTATCTTAATCTTCCGAGAATCCAGTAATATGGAAGCTGCATATGGGTTGGCGATTAACATGACGTTCATCATGACGACCATCTTAATGGCAGTCTTCATGTCACGCAAGAAAATAAACATTGCTCTTATTGTCCTGTTTACGGGAGTATATCTACTTATCGAACTTGCATTCCTAATAGGTAATATTAGTAAAATTACCCACGGAGGTTGGCTCACTTTATTACTCGCTGCATCACTATACATCGTCATGTATGCTTGGTTTGGAGCTCGAAAAATCAAAAATCGCTTTGTGAAATTTGTCAATGTGAAAGACTACTATGACATTCTAGCAGAATTGAGTGAAGACAAATCTGTTCCTCAATTCTCTTCGCATCTAGTCTACTTAACATCAGCAAATAACATCCATGAAGTGGAATCAAAGATTACTTATTCCATCATTAATAAAAAACCTAAGCGTGCAGATGTGTATTGGCTCGCGCACGTTGATGTGATGGATAATCCGCATACTAGAGAATATAAAGTAACACAGCTGATTCCAGGCAAATTTATTCGTATAGATTTCCACTTAGGGTTCCGCGTGGAACAGAAGATTAGTTTGCTTTTCCGTAAAGTCGTAGAAGAGATGGTGAAGAATGGTGAAATCGACATTACAAGTCACTATGATACCCTAAGAAAACACAATATCCCAGGAGACTTTAATTTCGTAGTCTTAGAGAAAGTAATCTCAAAAACTCATTTCTTAAAATGGAACGAGAAAGTAATCTTAGAAATCTACAAGATCTTAAAGAAATTCAGCTTATCCGAAGAGAAAGGTTTTGGTCTGGACAGCAGCTTTGTTACGCTCGAACGCGTTCCGCTGACGATCCCGAACACCGAAGACGTTAAGCTAACGAGACTATAA
- a CDS encoding FtsK/SpoIIIE family DNA translocase, giving the protein MAKLNTFKNGSGSTGTKKAKNTTLSYQKRSTRKSFDQINFSEGQRKALKILGLFLLLLAGLFAVAFISYLFTWKADQSYIAATNGGWSTLLNTADELHDDNTEIPLVENKLGKFGALLANQFIYEWFGAASFLFIVVLFVIGYKFLYKKSILPVWKTLLYCAVSILFLSVTFGFIQDFIYDTPHILEGKFGFWTNQILKSQIGVVGTAGLLIFILLTALVLVYNLDLKLSFQGNNALEDDEEEEDEELTDEQLISHSNTINKPKANEVATHTYAHPVEEAVTRPRPVEKEEIEEPEDLTVSLPLSVNTVKSAPVTTPEKTDEIAFSIEEPEFEEADEELVASPNLTVAKVVEEKPISANDLVEKFGEYDPKLDLSGYKYPTLDLLKDYGTGKITINQQELEANKNKIVETLRNYSIEIEHIKATIGPTVTLYEIIPKPGVRISKIKNLEDDIALSLAALGIRIIAPMPGKGTIGIEVPNSSPEMVSMRSILATEKFQKTDMDLPIALGKTISNEVYIADLAKMPHLLVAGATGQGKSVGINAILTSLLYKKHPAELKFVLVDPKKVELSLFKKIERHFLAKLPNEDDAIITDTKKVINTLNSLCIEMDQRYDLLKNAQVRNLKEYNVKFINRRLNPEEGHRFLPFIVLVIDEFADLMMTAGKEVETPIARLAQLARAVGIHLVIATQRPSVNIITGTIKANFPARLAFRVLSKIDSRTILDSGGADQLIGRGDMLLATGSDLIRIQCAFVDTPEVDDVSEFIGSQRGYPSAHYLPEYIDPNGDSDGIPDFDPSDRDQLFEEAARLIVMHQQGSTSLIQRKLKLGYNRAGRIIDQLEAAGIVGPFEGSKAREVLYPDDYSLEQFLETLRKDN; this is encoded by the coding sequence ATGGCTAAATTAAATACATTTAAAAACGGTAGTGGATCGACAGGGACAAAGAAGGCTAAGAATACTACTTTATCCTATCAAAAACGAAGCACACGCAAATCATTCGACCAAATTAACTTCTCTGAAGGACAACGGAAAGCGTTGAAAATCCTAGGGTTATTTCTGCTATTATTAGCCGGACTTTTCGCAGTTGCCTTTATTTCATATTTATTCACTTGGAAAGCGGATCAAAGCTACATAGCAGCGACCAATGGTGGCTGGAGTACGCTCTTGAACACAGCAGATGAACTACATGATGATAACACGGAGATTCCCCTCGTCGAAAACAAGCTAGGGAAGTTTGGTGCGTTACTCGCCAACCAATTTATTTATGAATGGTTTGGTGCCGCATCTTTCCTATTTATCGTTGTACTTTTTGTTATTGGGTATAAATTCCTTTATAAAAAATCTATCCTTCCGGTATGGAAAACCTTACTGTATTGTGCAGTGTCTATACTTTTTCTATCGGTAACTTTCGGTTTTATTCAAGACTTTATCTACGATACACCACATATTCTTGAAGGTAAATTTGGCTTCTGGACAAATCAAATCCTCAAGTCTCAAATCGGTGTTGTTGGAACCGCAGGACTACTAATCTTTATTCTACTAACCGCCCTTGTTTTAGTTTATAATCTAGACTTGAAACTATCGTTCCAAGGAAACAATGCCCTGGAAGACGATGAAGAAGAAGAGGATGAAGAATTGACGGATGAGCAACTCATCAGTCACAGCAATACCATTAACAAACCGAAAGCAAACGAGGTAGCGACTCATACTTACGCGCACCCTGTAGAAGAGGCGGTGACACGACCTCGTCCTGTGGAAAAAGAGGAAATAGAAGAACCCGAAGACTTAACAGTTTCGCTTCCTTTATCGGTTAATACGGTTAAATCTGCACCAGTAACTACGCCAGAAAAAACGGATGAAATTGCATTCAGTATCGAAGAGCCTGAATTTGAAGAGGCGGATGAAGAACTTGTTGCGAGTCCAAACTTAACAGTTGCCAAGGTTGTGGAAGAGAAACCGATCTCAGCAAATGATTTAGTAGAAAAATTCGGCGAATACGACCCTAAACTTGATTTATCAGGCTATAAATATCCTACATTGGATTTATTAAAAGATTATGGCACTGGAAAAATCACTATAAATCAACAAGAACTAGAGGCGAACAAAAATAAAATTGTAGAAACCTTAAGAAATTATAGCATTGAAATCGAACATATCAAAGCGACTATCGGTCCTACTGTAACGCTTTATGAGATTATCCCGAAACCAGGTGTTCGTATTTCAAAAATCAAAAACTTGGAAGATGATATCGCCCTAAGCTTAGCCGCTTTAGGAATTCGTATTATCGCGCCGATGCCAGGGAAAGGAACTATTGGTATTGAGGTTCCAAATAGCAGCCCAGAAATGGTGTCTATGCGTTCTATCCTCGCTACAGAGAAGTTTCAAAAGACAGATATGGATTTACCTATTGCTTTAGGTAAAACAATCTCCAATGAGGTTTATATTGCCGATTTAGCAAAAATGCCTCACTTACTTGTTGCTGGGGCAACAGGACAAGGTAAATCAGTTGGTATCAATGCAATTTTGACTTCCTTGCTATATAAAAAGCACCCCGCAGAATTAAAATTTGTATTAGTCGATCCCAAGAAAGTTGAGCTTTCGCTATTCAAGAAAATCGAAAGGCATTTCTTAGCGAAGCTTCCAAACGAGGATGATGCAATTATTACCGACACGAAGAAAGTGATTAACACTTTAAATTCATTGTGTATTGAAATGGATCAACGTTATGATTTGTTAAAAAATGCACAAGTAAGGAATTTAAAGGAATATAATGTAAAATTTATCAATCGTCGATTAAACCCTGAGGAGGGTCATCGATTCTTACCATTTATAGTTCTTGTTATTGATGAGTTTGCCGATTTGATGATGACGGCAGGTAAAGAGGTAGAAACACCGATTGCTCGATTAGCACAGTTAGCACGTGCGGTAGGAATTCACTTGGTCATTGCTACGCAAAGACCGTCTGTGAACATTATTACTGGTACGATTAAAGCGAACTTCCCAGCACGTCTAGCCTTCCGCGTTTTGTCGAAAATCGATTCACGCACCATCTTAGATAGTGGCGGTGCGGATCAATTGATTGGACGTGGAGATATGCTACTAGCAACAGGTTCTGACTTAATCCGTATCCAATGTGCATTCGTGGATACGCCGGAAGTCGATGATGTTTCTGAATTTATCGGATCGCAACGCGGATATCCTTCAGCACATTACCTACCGGAATATATTGATCCGAATGGTGATAGTGATGGTATTCCAGACTTCGACCCTTCTGACCGCGATCAGCTATTCGAAGAAGCTGCGCGATTAATCGTTATGCATCAACAAGGTTCAACATCTTTAATACAGCGGAAATTAAAATTAGGTTACAACCGCGCTGGACGAATTATCGATCAATTGGAAGCTGCAGGGATTGTAGGTCCATTTGAAGGAAGTAAAGCACGCGAGGTGCTCTATCCAGATGATTATTCGTTAGAACAATTTTTGGAAACATTAAGAAAAGATAATTAA
- a CDS encoding IS110 family RNA-guided transposase, with product MAVSGLPFILDRGCGLDVHKDTVVATIKGSDFDTETKTFLTFTDDLYNLVEWLQAHSITQVAMESTGVYWRPVYAVLEDYFHILLVNARHIKNVPGQKTDKKDSEWITKLLLSGLLKGSFIPPQHIRELRELFRHRRKLIAMRTAEKNRLQNILESANIKLRSVVSDVFGVSAMEMVRAMAKGQLDPLLLASMAKGSLVKKHAELLKALTGKITDHHRFMLNLILQSIDHINLQIAQSEAQMEQYARIMHKELELLESIPGVSSRVALGIVSEIGTDMAQFATHQNLSSWAGVCPGNNESAGKKYSSKITRGNKYLKTTLVEAAWVASRSKANPLLAVKHHQIAARRGQKKATIAIAHKILIAAYHVLRDNEAYQLHPQDKKILENRRLKRIDRLQKQLSTLKNTSYK from the coding sequence ATGGCTGTCAGCGGATTACCCTTTATTCTTGACCGTGGTTGTGGACTGGATGTCCACAAAGACACAGTAGTTGCTACCATTAAAGGTAGTGATTTTGATACAGAGACAAAAACCTTCTTAACTTTTACGGATGACTTGTACAATTTAGTGGAATGGCTCCAGGCCCATTCCATTACACAGGTTGCCATGGAGAGCACTGGGGTTTACTGGCGACCGGTTTACGCGGTTCTGGAAGACTATTTTCACATCCTACTGGTCAATGCCCGGCATATCAAAAATGTTCCGGGACAGAAGACCGACAAGAAGGATAGCGAATGGATCACTAAACTGCTTCTTTCCGGTTTACTGAAGGGGAGCTTCATCCCACCACAACATATCCGGGAGCTCAGGGAACTTTTCCGACATAGACGTAAGCTTATCGCTATGCGGACCGCAGAAAAGAACCGGTTACAGAACATCCTTGAATCCGCCAACATCAAACTGAGGAGCGTAGTCAGCGACGTATTTGGGGTAAGCGCCATGGAAATGGTCCGGGCCATGGCCAAAGGTCAACTCGATCCTTTGCTATTGGCAAGCATGGCCAAGGGTTCGCTGGTCAAGAAACACGCAGAGCTACTTAAGGCACTTACTGGCAAGATCACGGATCATCACCGCTTCATGTTGAACCTAATACTGCAATCCATCGATCATATCAATCTACAAATAGCACAATCAGAGGCTCAGATGGAACAGTACGCAAGGATCATGCACAAGGAGCTGGAACTACTGGAATCTATCCCTGGAGTATCTTCCAGGGTGGCACTGGGAATCGTTTCAGAAATCGGTACGGACATGGCTCAATTTGCAACACATCAGAACCTTTCTTCATGGGCTGGGGTTTGCCCAGGCAACAATGAGAGTGCAGGAAAGAAGTACTCCTCGAAAATAACACGTGGAAACAAGTATCTCAAGACGACGCTCGTGGAGGCAGCATGGGTGGCCTCTAGATCCAAGGCAAATCCATTACTTGCGGTCAAGCATCATCAAATCGCTGCACGAAGAGGTCAGAAGAAGGCTACAATAGCCATCGCACATAAGATCTTGATTGCAGCATACCATGTCCTGAGGGACAATGAAGCCTATCAATTGCATCCACAGGATAAGAAAATACTTGAAAATAGACGACTTAAAAGAATTGACAGATTACAGAAACAATTGAGTACCCTTAAAAACACGTCTTACAAATAA
- a CDS encoding amino acid permease has product MANRLFRKKSVDQILSDAEHGGSGLAKILGVKDLISLGIAAIVGAGIFSTIGLASYNGGPAVSLLFVFVAFACVFTALSYAQFASTVPVSGSAYTYAYVAFGELFAWIIGWALVLEYAVSNMVVAISWSQYFVSMLEGFGINLPKWMTMAPGYALDAHTKALSVGADQLENIEKVALQAYETAPRFLDMPIIFDMPAGLITVLVTALVYIGIKESQRASNIMVIIKVGIILAVIFGGIFFVKPENWTPFAPNGLAGVMSGVAAVFFAFIGFDSISTTAEECKNPQRDLPRAMIYCLVICAVLYVAITIVLTGMVNYKELNVKDPLAYVFSYVGFDHMAGIISVTSVIAITSALLVFQLAQPRIWMTMSRDGLLWKKFSTIHPKYKTPSFATIVTGFVVAIPALFFKMDFFVDLTSVGTFFAFILVCAGVLYMDHSGLSARSKFKVPYINGKYIVGVGMIIALILTYKYSDENLSHWLEMGSANILIHKSLVIIFWLTWAVLSVMSFKYKFSLLPVIGVLINLYLMSELGASNWIIFVIWLLIGLVIYFSYGYKNSKLNKTKEA; this is encoded by the coding sequence ATGGCAAATAGACTGTTCCGCAAAAAAAGCGTAGATCAGATTCTTTCCGATGCTGAACATGGCGGTTCAGGCTTAGCGAAAATACTAGGCGTCAAGGATTTAATTTCTCTAGGAATTGCTGCGATCGTGGGAGCAGGGATCTTCTCTACGATTGGTTTAGCAAGTTATAATGGCGGCCCAGCTGTATCACTCCTTTTTGTATTCGTAGCATTTGCATGTGTGTTTACGGCATTGTCCTATGCACAGTTTGCGAGTACGGTTCCTGTTTCTGGGAGCGCGTATACCTATGCTTATGTTGCCTTTGGGGAGTTATTTGCTTGGATCATTGGGTGGGCACTCGTCTTAGAATATGCCGTTTCCAATATGGTGGTTGCAATATCTTGGTCTCAATATTTTGTTTCTATGCTCGAGGGCTTTGGAATAAATCTACCCAAATGGATGACGATGGCTCCTGGATACGCTTTAGATGCGCATACGAAGGCATTGTCAGTTGGCGCAGATCAATTAGAGAACATAGAGAAAGTTGCGTTACAAGCCTATGAAACCGCTCCTCGTTTTCTAGATATGCCGATTATCTTTGATATGCCAGCGGGCTTAATTACGGTATTGGTTACCGCCTTAGTTTACATAGGGATAAAAGAATCGCAACGAGCGAGTAATATCATGGTTATTATTAAAGTGGGGATTATTCTCGCTGTAATTTTCGGTGGTATATTCTTTGTTAAGCCTGAAAATTGGACTCCATTTGCTCCAAATGGTCTTGCGGGGGTGATGAGTGGTGTTGCAGCTGTGTTCTTCGCCTTTATTGGGTTTGATTCGATATCTACTACTGCAGAAGAATGTAAGAATCCGCAGCGTGATTTGCCGCGAGCAATGATTTACTGTTTGGTTATCTGTGCTGTACTCTACGTTGCCATAACGATCGTGTTAACTGGTATGGTAAACTATAAGGAACTTAATGTCAAGGATCCATTAGCCTATGTGTTCTCTTACGTCGGTTTTGATCATATGGCGGGTATTATCTCGGTCACTTCGGTTATCGCTATCACATCGGCACTTTTGGTGTTTCAATTAGCGCAACCAAGAATTTGGATGACAATGAGTAGAGATGGTCTACTTTGGAAGAAATTTTCTACGATTCACCCTAAGTATAAGACACCTTCATTTGCGACGATCGTTACGGGCTTTGTTGTTGCTATTCCTGCTTTGTTTTTTAAGATGGATTTCTTCGTCGATTTAACGAGTGTAGGAACATTCTTTGCCTTTATCCTCGTATGTGCTGGGGTGTTATACATGGATCATTCTGGTTTATCGGCACGCTCTAAATTTAAAGTTCCCTATATCAACGGGAAATACATTGTAGGTGTAGGGATGATTATTGCATTGATTCTAACCTATAAATACAGTGATGAGAATTTATCACATTGGTTGGAAATGGGTTCTGCGAATATTCTAATCCATAAGTCATTAGTGATCATCTTTTGGCTTACTTGGGCTGTTTTAAGCGTCATGAGCTTTAAGTATAAGTTCTCGCTATTGCCAGTAATTGGCGTGTTAATCAATCTTTATTTGATGTCTGAGCTTGGGGCAAGTAATTGGATCATATTTGTAATTTGGTTGCTCATAGGATTAGTCATATATTTCTCATACGGCTACAAGAATTCCAAGTTAAATAAAACGAAAGAAGCATAA
- the tyrS gene encoding tyrosine--tRNA ligase encodes MSFVEELRWRGMLQDIMPGTEDLLNKEQVSGYIGFDPTGDSLHVGHLTQIMTLIHFQHAGHKPVALVGGATGMIGDPSFKSAERNLLDEATLNHNVDCLKKQLAKFLNFGDGETDAKMVNNYDWFKDFKFLDFIRDVGKLITVNYMMSKDSVKKRLEGDNGLSFTEFTYQLIQGYDFYYLWKHHNCKIQMGGSDQWGNIVTGSEMIRRQDQGTAFALTTQLIKKADGQKFGKTESGAVWLDAKKTSPYKFFQFWLNTSDDDAKNWIKIFTLLPKEEIDAIIAEHETAPHLRVVQKALAKDITIRTHSEKDYETAVKTSEFLFGNGSLDFLADLEHDGVLEVFDGVPQFNLLKEKLEAGINVLDLLAVDTAVFPSKGEARKMLQGGGVSLNREKLTDIEQMINESNLIDNKYLIIQRGKKNYYLVTVG; translated from the coding sequence ATGAGCTTTGTAGAAGAATTACGTTGGAGAGGCATGCTTCAAGACATCATGCCAGGCACAGAGGATTTGTTAAATAAAGAACAAGTATCTGGCTATATAGGATTCGATCCTACAGGAGATTCACTACACGTAGGCCATTTAACTCAAATCATGACCTTAATCCATTTCCAACATGCTGGCCATAAGCCAGTAGCGTTAGTGGGTGGAGCAACAGGTATGATTGGCGACCCTTCATTTAAATCAGCTGAAAGAAATCTTTTGGATGAGGCTACACTAAACCACAATGTAGATTGTTTGAAAAAGCAATTAGCGAAGTTTTTAAACTTCGGTGATGGTGAAACCGATGCAAAGATGGTCAACAACTACGACTGGTTTAAGGATTTTAAATTCTTAGATTTTATTCGTGATGTTGGTAAGCTGATTACCGTGAATTACATGATGTCCAAAGATTCTGTAAAGAAACGTTTGGAGGGTGACAATGGTCTATCTTTTACCGAATTTACCTATCAATTAATTCAAGGTTATGATTTCTATTATCTATGGAAACATCACAATTGTAAAATTCAAATGGGTGGCTCCGATCAATGGGGAAACATTGTAACTGGAAGTGAAATGATCCGTCGTCAGGATCAAGGAACAGCCTTTGCATTGACCACACAACTAATCAAGAAAGCAGACGGTCAGAAATTCGGAAAAACAGAATCTGGTGCTGTATGGTTAGATGCGAAAAAGACATCACCATATAAGTTCTTCCAATTCTGGTTGAATACTTCAGACGATGACGCTAAAAACTGGATTAAAATTTTCACGCTACTTCCGAAAGAAGAAATCGATGCTATTATCGCCGAACATGAGACTGCCCCACATCTACGTGTAGTCCAAAAGGCATTAGCAAAAGATATCACTATCAGAACGCACTCTGAGAAGGATTATGAAACCGCAGTGAAGACTTCCGAGTTCTTATTCGGAAACGGATCATTAGATTTCCTTGCGGATTTAGAACATGATGGAGTATTAGAAGTTTTTGATGGAGTACCTCAATTCAACTTATTGAAAGAAAAGTTGGAAGCTGGCATCAACGTTCTGGACTTATTAGCAGTTGATACCGCAGTTTTCCCATCCAAAGGCGAAGCGCGTAAAATGCTACAAGGGGGAGGTGTTTCTCTAAACAGAGAAAAGCTTACGGATATTGAACAAATGATCAATGAGTCCAACTTGATTGACAATAAATACTTGATTATCCAACGCGGAAAGAAAAACTATTATTTAGTCACTGTTGGATAA